In Mesotoga sp. BH458_6_3_2_1, the following are encoded in one genomic region:
- a CDS encoding DUF6672 family protein — protein MKRNLIRIALVVVLIALGFGLYVLGKEHQIFVDNKDIVINGVEYKSENTITVVVDNVDLEEVKKGKRKVAYSPGPWHKITAVEILPDGSTREVERKFTLSPRDVAVVNLVALFEVEEEWLAIQ, from the coding sequence ATGAAAAGAAATCTGATTAGAATCGCCCTTGTTGTCGTTCTTATAGCTCTTGGCTTCGGCCTCTATGTACTGGGCAAAGAGCACCAAATTTTTGTCGATAACAAAGACATAGTTATAAATGGGGTCGAATACAAGTCCGAAAACACAATAACGGTCGTTGTCGACAATGTAGATCTTGAGGAAGTGAAAAAGGGAAAGAGAAAGGTCGCATATTCGCCAGGTCCATGGCACAAAATCACTGCAGTTGAAATACTTCCCGATGGTAGCACAAGGGAAGTTGAACGCAAGTTCACCTTGTCTCCGAGAGATGTAGCAGTCGTTAATTTGGTGGCTCTCTTCGAGGTTGAGGAAGAGTGGCTGGCAATACAATGA